One part of the Streptomyces sp. AM 2-1-1 genome encodes these proteins:
- a CDS encoding maleylpyruvate isomerase N-terminal domain-containing protein yields the protein MTTTPDFAGLLHLIDDRSSAFRAAVASAPALDVRVPTCPGWTLFDLVEHLGGGDRFWAAVVGAGPADVPPADALAVRAAVAAPAERDALLAWSAESTRLLLDTLREAGPDRGCWTWWGRSLTPRNAGGVARHRVQETAVHTYDALVSWSAPQPLPAKTALDGVDEFLSTCVATPAAWPHRPATFDFHAAEGISWRLTVDGAGARHLRLPAPGETSAGPAGQDRAAADVSVSASAGELVLFLYDRLPAGGLRIDGDGELLDLLRAWEPEE from the coding sequence GTGACCACCACCCCTGACTTCGCCGGCCTGCTGCACCTGATCGACGACCGGTCGAGCGCCTTCCGCGCCGCGGTCGCCTCCGCACCCGCCCTCGACGTACGGGTGCCCACCTGTCCCGGGTGGACGCTCTTCGACCTGGTCGAGCACCTGGGCGGAGGGGACCGCTTCTGGGCCGCCGTCGTCGGGGCGGGCCCCGCCGACGTGCCCCCGGCCGACGCCCTGGCCGTGCGTGCCGCCGTGGCGGCACCGGCGGAACGTGACGCCCTGCTGGCCTGGTCGGCCGAGTCGACGCGGCTGCTGCTGGACACGCTCCGGGAAGCGGGCCCGGATCGCGGCTGCTGGACCTGGTGGGGCCGGTCCCTGACGCCGCGGAACGCGGGCGGGGTGGCCCGGCACCGGGTGCAGGAGACCGCCGTGCACACCTACGACGCCCTGGTCTCGTGGAGCGCGCCGCAGCCGCTGCCGGCGAAGACGGCGCTCGACGGCGTCGACGAGTTCCTGTCCACGTGCGTCGCCACGCCCGCCGCCTGGCCGCACCGGCCCGCGACCTTCGACTTCCACGCCGCCGAAGGCATCTCCTGGCGCCTCACCGTGGACGGCGCCGGAGCGCGCCACCTCCGTCTGCCCGCGCCCGGGGAGACGTCCGCCGGCCCTGCCGGGCAGGACCGCGCCGCGGCCGACGTGTCCGTCTCCGCTTCCGCCGGCGAGCTGGTCCTCTTCCTGTACGACCGTCTCCCGGCCGGTGGCCTGCGGATCGACGGGGACGGGGAGCTGCTCGACCTGCTGCGCGCCTGGGAGCCCGAGGAGTAG
- a CDS encoding Ppx/GppA phosphatase family protein, translated as MRLGVLDVGSNTVHLLVMDAHPGARPLPAHSHKVELRLAQLLDADGAIGPVGVDRLVATVADAVVAAEDKGCEEVLAFATSAVRDATNADAVLARVHDETGVDLAVLSGEEEARLTFLAARRWFGWSAGKLLLLDIGGGSLEIALGLDEEPAAAVSLPLGAGRLSAGWLPRDPAGAEEVRELRRYVRARIARTVGEFSRLGGPDRVVATSKTFKQLARIAGAARSADGVYAPRTLTAAALAEWVPKLALMTAEERGHLPGVSPGRSGQLLAGALVAEGAMDLFGITELEICPWALREGVILRRLDHLPAERTALS; from the coding sequence ATGAGACTCGGAGTCCTCGACGTGGGGTCGAACACGGTTCATCTGCTGGTGATGGACGCGCACCCCGGCGCCCGCCCGCTGCCCGCGCACTCGCACAAGGTGGAGCTCCGCCTCGCGCAGCTCCTCGACGCGGACGGGGCGATCGGCCCGGTGGGCGTCGACCGGCTGGTCGCCACCGTGGCCGACGCGGTCGTCGCCGCCGAGGACAAGGGGTGCGAGGAGGTGCTGGCGTTCGCCACCTCGGCGGTGCGGGACGCCACCAACGCGGACGCCGTGCTCGCCCGGGTGCACGACGAGACCGGCGTGGACCTCGCGGTGCTCAGCGGCGAGGAGGAGGCGCGGCTGACCTTCCTGGCCGCCCGGCGCTGGTTCGGCTGGTCGGCGGGGAAGCTGCTGCTGCTCGACATCGGCGGCGGCTCGCTGGAGATCGCCCTGGGACTGGACGAGGAGCCCGCCGCGGCCGTGTCGCTGCCGCTCGGCGCCGGACGCCTCAGCGCCGGCTGGTTGCCGCGCGACCCGGCCGGGGCGGAGGAAGTACGGGAGCTGCGCCGGTACGTCCGGGCCCGGATCGCCCGTACGGTCGGCGAGTTCAGCCGCCTCGGCGGGCCCGACCGCGTGGTCGCCACCTCGAAGACCTTCAAGCAGCTCGCCCGGATAGCCGGCGCGGCGCGCTCGGCGGACGGGGTGTACGCCCCGCGGACCCTCACCGCCGCGGCCCTCGCGGAGTGGGTCCCCAAGCTGGCGCTGATGACCGCCGAGGAGCGCGGCCACCTCCCCGGCGTCTCCCCGGGGCGGTCCGGCCAGCTGCTCGCCGGGGCGCTCGTCGCCGAGGGCGCGATGGACCTCTTCGGGATCACCGAGCTGGAGATCTGCCCCTGGGCGCTCCGCGAGGGCGTCATCCTGCGCCGCCTCGACCACCTGCCGGCGGAACGGACCGCGCTGAGCTGA
- a CDS encoding class I SAM-dependent methyltransferase, translating to MTSSTTPFDEAERLKWAGLADVYAATFARLCARTVPDLLDAAGVDGGTRVLDVGTGTGAVAVAACDRGAVVTAVDAEPDMVESAAKAAPAADVRVALLPELPFADGEFDAVAANFVLNHVGRPRKALAELRRVTRPGGRIAVTIWGADAGTGQRLLGRAVAAAGALRPPEVPPLAPEEAFEQTPEGLAALLAAAGLVDVSCTALAWDHRATAEEWWSGAAAGVASIGRIVTAQTPETVAEIKRHYDRLSAEFASPGGDGVDGGGNGASGAGVLALPHRALLASGRVV from the coding sequence ATGACCAGCAGCACCACACCGTTCGACGAGGCCGAGCGCCTGAAGTGGGCCGGCCTGGCCGACGTCTACGCCGCGACCTTCGCCCGGCTCTGCGCCCGCACCGTGCCCGACCTGCTGGACGCGGCGGGCGTGGACGGGGGCACCCGGGTCCTGGACGTGGGGACCGGCACCGGGGCCGTGGCCGTCGCCGCGTGCGACCGGGGCGCCGTGGTCACGGCCGTCGACGCGGAACCGGACATGGTCGAGAGCGCCGCGAAGGCCGCGCCGGCGGCGGACGTACGCGTCGCCCTGCTGCCCGAACTTCCTTTCGCGGACGGTGAGTTCGACGCGGTCGCCGCGAACTTCGTGCTCAACCACGTCGGACGCCCTCGGAAGGCGCTCGCCGAACTGCGCCGGGTGACCCGCCCCGGCGGCCGGATAGCGGTCACCATCTGGGGGGCCGACGCCGGCACCGGGCAGCGGCTGCTCGGCCGGGCGGTCGCCGCCGCCGGAGCGCTCCGACCGCCGGAGGTGCCCCCGCTCGCCCCGGAGGAGGCGTTCGAGCAGACCCCGGAGGGCCTCGCCGCCCTGCTGGCGGCAGCGGGGCTGGTGGACGTCTCCTGCACGGCCCTGGCGTGGGACCACCGGGCGACGGCCGAGGAGTGGTGGAGCGGGGCCGCCGCCGGCGTGGCGAGCATCGGCCGCATCGTGACCGCCCAGACGCCCGAGACGGTGGCGGAGATCAAACGCCACTACGACCGGCTCAGCGCGGAGTTCGCGAGCCCCGGCGGTGACGGCGTCGACGGTGGCGGGAACGGGGCGAGCGGCGCGGGAGTGCTGGCTCTGCCGCACCGGGCGTTGCTGGCGTCCGGCCGGGTGGTGTAG
- a CDS encoding sugar phosphate isomerase/epimerase, giving the protein MADPAVRIPGAKVALSTASVYPESTATAFEIAARLGYDGVEVMVWTDPVSQDIEALRRLSDYHQVPILAVHAPCLLITQRVWSTDPWVKLQRARSAAERLGASAVVVHPPFRWQRHYARDFVDGIWRMANETDVRFAVENMYPWRYRDREMLAYAPDWDVTHDDYRHFTVDLSHTSTARTDGLAMVDRMGDRLAHVHLADGKGSAKDEHLVPGRGDQPCAELLERLARDGFDGHVVLEVNTRRAMSSAEREADLAEALAFTRLHLASAKRTPRP; this is encoded by the coding sequence GTGGCAGATCCAGCGGTGCGCATCCCCGGTGCGAAGGTCGCCCTGTCGACGGCCTCGGTCTACCCGGAGTCGACGGCGACGGCCTTCGAGATCGCCGCGCGCCTGGGGTACGACGGTGTCGAGGTCATGGTGTGGACCGATCCGGTCAGCCAGGACATCGAGGCGCTGCGCCGCCTCTCCGACTACCACCAGGTCCCGATCCTCGCCGTGCACGCGCCCTGTCTGCTGATCACCCAGCGGGTGTGGTCCACCGATCCCTGGGTCAAGCTCCAGCGCGCGCGGTCCGCCGCCGAGCGGCTCGGCGCCTCCGCGGTCGTCGTCCACCCGCCGTTCCGGTGGCAGCGCCACTACGCCCGCGACTTCGTCGACGGGATCTGGCGCATGGCGAACGAGACCGACGTCCGGTTCGCGGTCGAGAACATGTACCCGTGGCGCTACCGGGACCGCGAGATGCTGGCGTACGCCCCCGACTGGGACGTCACCCACGACGACTACCGGCACTTCACGGTCGACCTCTCGCACACCTCGACGGCGCGTACGGACGGGCTGGCCATGGTGGACCGGATGGGCGACCGGCTCGCCCACGTCCACCTCGCGGACGGCAAGGGCTCCGCCAAGGACGAGCACCTGGTACCCGGCCGGGGCGACCAGCCCTGCGCCGAGCTGCTGGAGCGGCTGGCGCGCGACGGCTTCGACGGCCACGTGGTCCTGGAGGTCAACACCCGCCGGGCCATGTCGTCCGCGGAACGCGAGGCCGACCTCGCCGAGGCCCTCGCCTTCACCCGTCTCCACCTCGCCTCGGCCAAGCGGACGCCCCGGCCGTGA
- a CDS encoding TetR family transcriptional regulator encodes MTSRSTPEGPAAPRRRGRPSRAGTPDGPDARTRILRAARTEFAERGYDRTSMRSVARAASVDAALVHHYFGSKDGVFAAAVELSFEPALVVPQILGGPVEGVGERMARYFISVWENPVSRAPLLAIVRSALTHEAAAEVLRGFLLHKLLERIAAELDVPDPTFRAELAASHMVGIAILRYVVRAEPLASADPERIIALVAPSIQSYLARGAADGPAPAD; translated from the coding sequence GTGACCTCCCGTTCCACCCCGGAAGGGCCGGCCGCCCCCCGCCGCCGGGGCCGCCCCTCGCGCGCCGGGACCCCGGACGGGCCGGACGCCCGGACCCGCATCCTGCGGGCGGCCCGCACCGAATTCGCCGAGCGCGGCTACGACAGGACGTCGATGCGTTCCGTCGCCCGTGCGGCCAGTGTCGACGCGGCCCTGGTCCACCACTACTTCGGGTCGAAGGACGGGGTGTTCGCGGCGGCGGTGGAGCTCTCCTTCGAACCCGCCCTGGTCGTCCCGCAGATCCTGGGCGGTCCGGTGGAGGGGGTGGGGGAGCGGATGGCGCGCTACTTCATCTCGGTGTGGGAGAACCCGGTCAGCCGGGCACCGCTGCTGGCGATCGTCCGGTCCGCGCTCACCCACGAGGCGGCGGCCGAGGTGCTGCGCGGCTTCCTGCTGCACAAGCTGCTGGAGCGGATCGCGGCGGAGCTGGACGTACCCGATCCGACCTTCCGCGCCGAGCTGGCCGCCTCGCACATGGTCGGCATCGCGATCCTGCGGTACGTCGTCCGGGCGGAGCCGCTCGCCTCGGCCGATCCCGAGCGGATCATCGCCCTGGTGGCGCCGAGCATCCAGAGCTACCTGGCCAGGGGCGCGGCGGACGGGCCGGCCCCCGCGGACTGA